The following are encoded in a window of uncultured Pseudomonas sp. genomic DNA:
- the ribE gene encoding 6,7-dimethyl-8-ribityllumazine synthase gives MTLKTIEGTFIAPQGKFALVVGRFNSFVVESLVSGAVDALVRHGVKEDDITIIRAPGAFEIPLVAQKVAQRGDFDAIIALGAVIRGGTPHFEYVAGECTKGLAQVSMEFGVPVAFGVLTVDSIEQAIERSGTKAGNKGAEAALSALEMVSLLAQLEAK, from the coding sequence ATGACCCTGAAGACCATCGAAGGTACTTTCATCGCCCCACAAGGCAAATTCGCCCTGGTCGTCGGCCGCTTTAACAGCTTCGTTGTCGAAAGCCTGGTAAGCGGCGCCGTTGACGCCCTGGTCCGCCACGGCGTGAAGGAAGACGACATCACCATCATCCGTGCACCGGGTGCCTTCGAAATTCCACTGGTGGCACAGAAAGTCGCCCAGCGTGGTGACTTTGACGCGATCATCGCCCTCGGCGCAGTGATTCGTGGCGGCACTCCGCACTTCGAATACGTGGCGGGTGAATGCACCAAGGGCCTGGCCCAGGTGTCCATGGAGTTCGGCGTACCGGTTGCTTTCGGCGTGCTGACCGTCGACTCCATTGAGCAAGCCATCGAGCGCTCCGGCACCAAGGCCGGCAACAAGGGTGCAGAAGCTGCATTGTCTGCCCTGGAAATGGTCAGCCTGCTGGCGCAGTTGGAGGCCAAGTGA
- a CDS encoding phosphatidylglycerophosphatase A — protein sequence MTDHPNQVPAEFVPPSVWRNPWHFLAFGFGSGTLPKAPGTWGSLVALPFIPLFQLLPDWGYWLMLGVTMLFGFWLCGKVADDLRVHDHEGIVWDEMVGMWITLWLVPEGWGWLLLGFLMFRLFDILKPWPIRWIDRHVHGGVGIMLDDVLAGVFAWMALQLVVWGWANGLSAALGW from the coding sequence GTGACTGATCATCCCAACCAAGTACCCGCCGAGTTCGTGCCGCCTTCGGTATGGCGCAATCCCTGGCATTTCCTGGCCTTCGGCTTTGGCTCCGGCACCTTGCCGAAAGCCCCGGGTACCTGGGGCTCGCTGGTGGCGTTGCCGTTTATCCCGCTGTTTCAGCTGCTGCCGGACTGGGGCTACTGGCTGATGCTCGGCGTCACCATGCTGTTTGGCTTCTGGCTGTGCGGCAAGGTGGCCGATGACCTGCGTGTGCATGATCACGAAGGCATCGTCTGGGACGAAATGGTCGGCATGTGGATCACCTTGTGGCTGGTGCCGGAAGGTTGGGGCTGGCTGCTGCTAGGCTTTCTGATGTTCCGCCTGTTCGACATCCTCAAGCCGTGGCCGATTCGCTGGATTGATCGGCACGTGCATGGTGGTGTCGGCATCATGCTCGATGATGTGCTCGCGGGTGTGTTCGCCTGGATGGCGCTACAGCTAGTCGTTTGGGGTTGGGCTAACGGATTGTCCGCTGCGCTGGGTTGGTAA
- the trxA gene encoding thioredoxin yields MSDSPYIFDIAGSASFEQLVIENSFRKPVLVDFWAEWCAPCKALMPLLAKITEEYQGELLLAKVNCDLEQDIVARFGIRSLPTVVLFKDGQPVDGFAGAQPESAIRELLKPHVAEPAPAAADPMEAAQALFSEGRFADAEAVLKALLTENNEHAAALILYARCLAERGELDEAESVLGAVKGDEHKPALAGARAQLTFLRQAAELPDAASLKSRLAQNPEDEEASYQLAIQQLARQHYEPALEALLKLFIHNRNYADGLPHKTLLQVFELLGNDHPLVTAYRRKLYQAIY; encoded by the coding sequence ATGAGCGACTCCCCTTACATTTTTGATATCGCAGGCAGTGCCAGCTTCGAGCAGCTGGTCATCGAGAACTCCTTTAGAAAACCCGTGCTGGTGGATTTCTGGGCCGAATGGTGCGCGCCCTGCAAGGCACTCATGCCGCTGCTGGCGAAGATCACCGAGGAGTATCAGGGCGAGCTGCTGCTGGCCAAGGTCAACTGCGACCTCGAGCAGGATATCGTCGCCCGCTTCGGCATCCGCAGCCTGCCCACCGTGGTGCTGTTCAAGGACGGTCAGCCGGTCGATGGCTTCGCCGGGGCGCAGCCTGAGTCGGCGATCCGCGAGCTGCTCAAACCGCATGTCGCCGAGCCTGCGCCGGCGGCTGCCGACCCGATGGAAGCGGCGCAAGCGCTGTTCAGCGAGGGTCGCTTTGCTGACGCCGAAGCCGTGCTCAAGGCGCTGCTGACGGAAAACAATGAACACGCCGCGGCGTTGATTCTTTACGCCCGCTGCCTGGCCGAACGTGGCGAACTGGACGAAGCCGAGAGCGTACTCGGCGCGGTCAAAGGCGACGAGCACAAACCAGCCTTAGCCGGTGCCCGCGCACAGTTGACCTTTCTGCGCCAGGCAGCCGAACTACCCGACGCAGCCAGCCTGAAAAGCCGCCTGGCGCAAAACCCAGAGGACGAGGAAGCCAGCTACCAATTGGCCATTCAACAACTGGCGCGCCAACACTACGAGCCGGCGCTAGAGGCGCTGCTCAAGCTGTTTATCCACAACCGCAACTACGCCGACGGCCTGCCGCACAAAACTCTGCTGCAGGTCTTCGAGCTACTGGGCAATGACCACCCGCTGGTCACGGCCTACCGCCGCAAGCTGTACCAGGCGATTTACTAA
- a CDS encoding TIGR02281 family clan AA aspartic protease, whose amino-acid sequence MYALKLILLSVSLLVSSWTMAATQVRVVGLFPGAAVLNVEGQRKLVKVGQVGPRGVQVISADSRGAVLRVDGVQRSYSLSREYSDGFAEAQKKQLSVAKGIGGHYWVAGSVNSQSIQFLVDTGATSVALNDEHARRLGIDYRVVGVPLQVSTASGTARGWRVTLDRVKIGELEVLGVDAVVLEGGSPTEALLGMSFLSRVGWKVEQDVLVLESKY is encoded by the coding sequence ATGTACGCCCTAAAACTAATCCTGTTGAGCGTGTCGCTGTTAGTGAGCAGCTGGACTATGGCGGCCACCCAGGTTCGCGTCGTCGGTCTGTTTCCGGGCGCGGCGGTGTTGAATGTCGAGGGGCAGCGCAAGCTGGTCAAAGTTGGTCAGGTTGGCCCGCGCGGTGTACAGGTGATCAGTGCCGACAGCCGTGGTGCGGTGTTGCGTGTCGACGGCGTGCAGCGCAGTTACAGCCTTAGCCGCGAATACAGCGACGGCTTTGCCGAGGCGCAGAAAAAGCAGCTCAGCGTGGCCAAGGGTATTGGTGGGCATTACTGGGTGGCCGGCTCGGTCAATAGTCAGTCCATCCAGTTTCTAGTCGATACCGGCGCCACCTCGGTGGCGTTGAATGATGAGCATGCGCGCCGCCTTGGTATCGATTATCGGGTTGTCGGCGTGCCCCTGCAGGTCAGTACTGCCAGCGGCACCGCGCGCGGTTGGCGGGTGACGCTGGATCGGGTCAAGATCGGTGAGTTGGAAGTCTTGGGCGTCGATGCCGTGGTGCTGGAAGGCGGCTCGCCAACCGAGGCGTTGCTGGGAATGAGCTTTCTTAGCCGAGTGGGCTGGAAGGTTGAACAAGATGTGCTGGTGCTGGAGTCCAAGTACTAA
- a CDS encoding transporter substrate-binding domain-containing protein, which produces MSVTSALVCAAPPSQIRIASEAWAGRTNGDGSGLAWDILRAIYEPAGVQLSIQSVPYTRSIGLVQRGAADAWAGSYLNEVEHGVFYPRLSYDADQIVALSLLDQPIPTLGSLGGFRLAWMRGYEFQRYLPNLQQYREVLRRDGVLSMLDAGRADFYLDALTEVDDVLSKARQPARYRTTLLTKLPIYLGFAETPRGHILAELFDKRMETLIADGSLRPIFQRWQQPYPFD; this is translated from the coding sequence ATGAGCGTTACCAGTGCGCTGGTTTGTGCTGCACCGCCCAGCCAGATCCGTATTGCCAGTGAGGCCTGGGCAGGGCGTACCAACGGCGATGGCAGTGGTTTGGCCTGGGATATATTGCGCGCCATCTATGAGCCGGCAGGCGTACAGCTGAGTATTCAGAGCGTGCCCTACACGCGCTCGATTGGCCTCGTGCAGCGCGGTGCTGCTGATGCTTGGGCTGGTTCCTACCTCAATGAAGTTGAGCATGGCGTGTTTTATCCGCGCTTGAGTTACGACGCTGACCAGATTGTCGCGCTCAGCTTGTTGGATCAGCCGATTCCCACTCTGGGCTCGCTTGGCGGGTTCCGCCTGGCGTGGATGCGCGGCTATGAATTCCAGCGTTATCTGCCAAATTTGCAGCAGTATCGCGAAGTGCTGCGGCGTGACGGTGTCCTCAGTATGCTGGACGCGGGGCGTGCAGACTTCTATCTGGACGCCCTGACCGAGGTCGATGATGTATTGAGCAAGGCGCGCCAGCCTGCTCGCTACCGCACTACCCTGTTGACCAAGCTGCCGATATATCTGGGCTTTGCCGAAACCCCGCGTGGCCACATCCTGGCCGAGCTGTTCGACAAACGTATGGAAACGCTGATCGCGGATGGCAGTTTGCGGCCAATTTTCCAGCGTTGGCAGCAACCCTATCCATTTGATTAA
- the nrdR gene encoding transcriptional regulator NrdR: MHCPFCAANDTKVIDSRLVAEGGQVRRRRECLACEERFTTFETAELVMPRLIKQDGSRQPFDEDKLRAGMQRALEKRPVSIERLEAAIAHIKHNLRATGEREIKSLVLGELVMGELQKLDEVAYIRFASVYKRFQDLNEFREEIDRLSREPAKG; this comes from the coding sequence ATGCACTGCCCTTTTTGCGCTGCCAATGACACCAAGGTGATCGACTCACGGCTGGTTGCCGAGGGAGGCCAGGTGCGTCGTCGGCGCGAATGCCTGGCCTGTGAAGAGCGTTTTACCACCTTCGAGACCGCCGAGCTGGTGATGCCCCGGCTGATCAAGCAGGACGGCAGCCGTCAGCCGTTTGATGAGGACAAGCTGCGTGCCGGCATGCAGCGCGCGCTGGAAAAACGCCCGGTGAGTATCGAGCGCCTGGAAGCCGCCATTGCCCACATCAAGCACAATCTGCGCGCCACCGGTGAGCGAGAGATCAAATCGCTGGTGCTCGGTGAGCTGGTTATGGGCGAACTGCAGAAGCTTGATGAAGTGGCGTATATCCGTTTCGCCTCGGTGTACAAACGCTTTCAGGATCTCAACGAGTTCCGCGAGGAAATCGACCGGCTGTCCCGTGAACCTGCCAAAGGCTGA
- a CDS encoding 50S ribosomal protein L11 methyltransferase: MTPPAALQAALSELLGDAQLSAETLPGTDLKLWLIDANNMDRAFSPEETRRILEEPPYWSFCWASGLVLARWLAEHPEWVRGKRVLDFGAGSGVAAIAAAKAGALEVVACDLDPLAIEACRANATLNDVALSYSADFFQEADRFDLIIVADVLYDRANLPLLDQFLSRGRQALVADSRVRDFQHPLYQRLGILEACTWPDLAEPAEFRHVSLYHATRV; this comes from the coding sequence ATGACGCCCCCCGCCGCCTTGCAAGCGGCGCTTAGCGAGCTGCTCGGCGACGCCCAGCTCAGCGCGGAAACCCTGCCCGGCACTGACCTCAAACTCTGGTTGATCGATGCCAACAACATGGACCGCGCTTTCAGCCCGGAAGAAACCCGACGTATCCTCGAGGAGCCGCCCTACTGGAGTTTCTGCTGGGCCAGCGGCCTGGTACTGGCACGCTGGCTGGCCGAACACCCGGAGTGGGTGCGCGGCAAACGCGTGCTGGATTTCGGTGCCGGTTCTGGCGTAGCGGCGATCGCGGCAGCGAAAGCCGGCGCGCTGGAAGTGGTGGCCTGCGATCTCGACCCGCTGGCTATCGAGGCCTGCCGGGCCAACGCCACGTTGAATGACGTGGCGCTCAGTTACTCAGCGGACTTCTTTCAGGAGGCCGACCGCTTCGACCTGATCATCGTCGCCGACGTGCTTTACGACCGCGCCAACCTGCCGCTGCTCGACCAGTTTCTCAGCCGTGGCCGCCAGGCACTGGTGGCCGACTCACGGGTACGCGACTTCCAGCACCCGCTGTATCAACGCCTCGGCATTCTGGAGGCCTGCACCTGGCCGGACTTGGCCGAACCTGCCGAATTTCGCCACGTCAGCCTGTATCACGCAACGCGCGTTTGA
- a CDS encoding DUF2796 domain-containing protein codes for MRHLLLALPFALLPPAVSAAEHNHAHDEHGEHGSLAAHQHGAAQLNIVLDGQALELQLQSPAMNLVGFEHAPKSTADKAKIAAVRSQLEQPQALFGLSAGDCTVAKQELESPMFAAHVDSNEHEHEHASEHSDIQAHYTFTCDQPDDLQQLDLRELFKRFPATDKIQVQLIGPNGQQGLELTPAQPTLSF; via the coding sequence ATGCGCCACCTGTTACTCGCCCTGCCTTTTGCCTTACTGCCACCTGCCGTGAGCGCCGCCGAACATAACCACGCGCACGATGAGCACGGAGAACACGGCAGCCTGGCCGCCCACCAGCACGGCGCCGCGCAACTCAACATCGTGCTCGACGGCCAGGCGCTGGAGTTGCAGCTGCAAAGCCCGGCCATGAACCTAGTGGGCTTCGAACATGCGCCCAAGAGCACGGCAGATAAAGCCAAGATCGCGGCTGTACGCAGCCAGCTGGAACAACCCCAAGCTTTGTTCGGGCTGAGCGCTGGTGACTGCACCGTCGCCAAGCAAGAGCTGGAAAGCCCGATGTTCGCCGCGCATGTCGACTCGAATGAGCATGAGCATGAGCATGCCAGCGAGCACAGTGATATCCAGGCGCACTACACATTCACCTGTGATCAGCCTGACGATTTGCAACAACTTGACCTACGCGAGCTGTTCAAGCGCTTCCCCGCCACCGATAAAATTCAGGTACAACTGATCGGCCCGAATGGCCAGCAGGGCCTTGAACTAACGCCCGCACAGCCGACCCTGAGCTTCTAA
- a CDS encoding riboflavin synthase, giving the protein MFTGIIEAIGSIRALTPKGGDVRVYVETGKLDLGDVKLGDSIAVNGVCLTAVELPGDGFWADVSRETLARTAFIDFKAGSKVNLEKALTPTSRLGGHLVSGHIDGVGEIIARADNARAVQFTIRAPRELAKYIAHKGSITVDGTSLTVNAVNGAEFELTIVPHTLAETIMVDYRAGRSVNLEVDLLARYLERLLLGDKAAEPAASSMTASFLAEHGYLNK; this is encoded by the coding sequence ATGTTTACCGGCATAATCGAAGCCATTGGCAGCATCCGCGCACTGACGCCCAAGGGCGGGGATGTGCGGGTGTATGTGGAAACCGGCAAGCTCGACCTCGGTGACGTCAAACTCGGCGACAGCATTGCGGTGAATGGCGTGTGCCTGACTGCCGTGGAGCTGCCGGGTGATGGGTTCTGGGCGGACGTTAGCCGCGAAACCCTGGCACGCACCGCGTTTATCGACTTCAAGGCCGGTAGCAAGGTCAATCTGGAGAAAGCGCTGACCCCGACCAGTCGCCTGGGTGGTCATCTGGTCAGTGGGCATATCGACGGCGTCGGTGAAATCATCGCCCGTGCCGATAATGCCCGCGCCGTGCAATTCACCATTCGTGCGCCGCGCGAGCTGGCCAAGTACATCGCCCACAAAGGCTCGATCACCGTCGATGGCACCAGCCTGACCGTCAATGCGGTGAACGGTGCCGAGTTTGAGCTGACCATCGTGCCGCACACCCTGGCCGAGACCATCATGGTCGACTATCGCGCCGGTCGCTCGGTCAACCTTGAAGTAGACCTGCTCGCCCGTTACCTAGAGCGCCTGCTGCTCGGTGACAAGGCTGCCGAGCCTGCGGCCTCGAGCATGACCGCCAGTTTTCTCGCCGAACACGGCTACCTGAACAAATAA
- the ribBA gene encoding bifunctional 3,4-dihydroxy-2-butanone-4-phosphate synthase/GTP cyclohydrolase II — protein sequence MALNSIEELVEDIRAGKMVILMDDEDRENEGDLIVASECVTAEHINFMARFARGLICMPMTRERCETLKLPLMAPRNGSGFGTKFTVSIEAAVGVTTGISAADRACTVQAAAAKNAQADDIVSPGHIFPLMAQPGGVLARAGHTEAACDLARMGGFEPSGVICEIMNDDGTMARRPELEVFAAEHGIKIGTIADLIHYRLINERTVERASEQVLDTELGQFNLVTYRDGVENTAHMALTLGTVSAEVPTLVRVHNMDPLRDLFLVNQPGRWSMRAAMAEVAKAGSGVVLLLGNPLTGPELMALLDRQQPASPAIYSTVGAGSQILRDLGVRKMRLMSSPMKFNAISGFDLEVVEYLPAE from the coding sequence ATGGCTCTTAACAGTATTGAAGAACTGGTCGAAGACATCCGCGCCGGCAAGATGGTCATCCTTATGGATGACGAAGACCGCGAGAACGAAGGCGATCTGATCGTCGCATCTGAGTGCGTCACCGCCGAGCACATCAATTTCATGGCGCGCTTTGCCCGCGGCCTGATCTGCATGCCGATGACCCGCGAGCGCTGCGAAACCCTCAAGCTGCCGCTGATGGCGCCACGCAACGGTTCCGGTTTTGGCACCAAATTCACCGTCTCCATCGAAGCCGCTGTTGGCGTCACCACCGGTATTTCTGCCGCTGATCGCGCCTGCACCGTGCAAGCCGCTGCAGCGAAGAATGCTCAGGCCGACGATATTGTCAGCCCCGGCCACATCTTCCCGCTGATGGCTCAGCCTGGCGGCGTGCTGGCCCGTGCCGGCCACACCGAAGCCGCCTGCGACTTGGCGCGCATGGGTGGTTTTGAACCGAGCGGGGTGATCTGCGAGATCATGAACGACGACGGCACCATGGCGCGTCGCCCTGAGCTGGAAGTCTTTGCCGCCGAACACGGCATCAAGATTGGCACCATCGCCGACCTGATTCACTACCGTTTGATTAACGAGCGCACGGTTGAGCGTGCCAGCGAGCAGGTGCTCGACACCGAGCTGGGCCAGTTCAACTTGGTGACCTATCGCGATGGCGTGGAGAACACCGCGCACATGGCTCTGACCCTGGGCACTGTTTCAGCCGAAGTGCCGACCTTGGTGCGGGTGCACAACATGGACCCGCTGCGCGACCTGTTTCTGGTCAATCAGCCGGGGCGTTGGAGCATGCGCGCGGCCATGGCCGAGGTGGCCAAGGCCGGTAGCGGCGTGGTGCTGCTGTTGGGCAACCCGCTGACCGGGCCGGAACTGATGGCCCTGCTGGATCGCCAGCAACCGGCCAGCCCGGCTATTTACAGCACGGTCGGTGCCGGTTCGCAGATTCTGCGTGACCTCGGTGTGCGCAAAATGCGCCTGATGAGTTCGCCAATGAAGTTCAATGCGATATCCGGCTTTGACCTGGAAGTTGTAGAATACCTGCCCGCTGAATAA
- the nusB gene encoding transcription antitermination factor NusB: MSQTDGNGQPPQAPKKGPSTKTLARRQARTLAMQALYSWHMAGQSLNEIEAQFRVDNDFTAVDGAYFHEILHGVPRQKTEIDGAFASLLDRPLDEIDPVELSILRLSTFELKNRIDIPYRVVINEGIELAKVFGATDGHKFVNGVLDKLAPRLRADEVRAHKR, translated from the coding sequence GTGAGCCAGACCGACGGTAACGGGCAGCCGCCACAAGCGCCGAAGAAAGGCCCCAGTACTAAAACCCTCGCGCGTCGTCAGGCGCGCACCTTGGCCATGCAGGCGCTGTATTCCTGGCACATGGCGGGCCAGTCGCTGAACGAGATCGAAGCGCAGTTCCGCGTCGATAACGACTTTACGGCCGTGGATGGTGCTTACTTCCACGAGATTCTGCACGGCGTACCGCGGCAGAAAACCGAGATCGATGGTGCGTTCGCGTCGTTGCTGGACCGCCCGCTGGATGAAATCGATCCGGTTGAGCTGTCAATCCTGCGTCTGTCGACCTTCGAACTGAAAAACCGCATTGATATTCCTTATCGCGTGGTGATCAACGAAGGTATTGAGCTGGCCAAGGTGTTTGGCGCAACCGACGGGCATAAGTTCGTCAACGGCGTGCTGGACAAGTTGGCTCCGCGCCTGCGTGCGGATGAAGTTCGCGCGCACAAGCGCTGA
- the thiL gene encoding thiamine-phosphate kinase: MGEFELIRHYFAAASCAQAGEGVALGIGDDCALLELPAGEQLAISTDTLVSGVHFPESADPFLLGQRALGVSVSDLAAMGATPIGFTLALTLPSADPDWLQAFACGLDRMAQRCAIRLIGGDTTRGPLSLTLTVFGRVPTGMALTRKGAQVGDLLCVGGELGDAAGALPLVLGQQQATPAVSEALLARYWSPMPQLELGQALRGKATAALDISDGLLADCGHIAAASGVGLVIELAQVPLSAALRAFAGESAARQCGLSGGDDYRLAFTLPAHYLPGLQQAGLPVWVIGRVAPGQGVTLLDPQGQPVQPCQSGYQHFGSARD, from the coding sequence TTGGGTGAGTTCGAGCTGATCCGCCATTACTTCGCCGCTGCGTCCTGTGCGCAGGCCGGCGAAGGCGTGGCACTGGGCATTGGCGACGACTGTGCCCTGCTGGAATTGCCGGCTGGCGAGCAGCTGGCAATCTCCACCGACACCCTGGTTAGCGGGGTGCATTTTCCCGAATCAGCTGACCCTTTTCTGCTCGGCCAACGCGCGCTGGGTGTCTCGGTCAGTGATTTAGCCGCGATGGGCGCGACGCCTATCGGCTTTACCCTTGCCTTAACTCTGCCTAGCGCCGACCCAGACTGGCTGCAAGCCTTTGCCTGTGGCTTAGACCGGATGGCGCAGCGCTGTGCTATTCGGCTGATTGGCGGCGATACCACTCGCGGTCCTTTGAGTCTTACCCTGACGGTTTTCGGTCGTGTGCCGACGGGCATGGCGCTGACCCGCAAGGGCGCGCAGGTGGGTGATCTCCTGTGCGTCGGCGGTGAGCTGGGTGATGCCGCCGGTGCTTTGCCGCTGGTGCTCGGCCAGCAACAGGCCACGCCTGCTGTGAGTGAGGCGCTACTGGCGCGTTACTGGTCGCCCATGCCGCAGCTTGAGTTGGGCCAGGCCCTGCGTGGCAAGGCCACGGCGGCACTGGATATCTCCGATGGTCTGCTCGCCGATTGCGGGCATATTGCGGCGGCATCTGGCGTGGGGTTAGTTATCGAACTGGCGCAGGTGCCACTTTCCGCTGCCTTGCGGGCGTTCGCCGGGGAGTCGGCGGCGCGTCAATGTGGGTTAAGCGGTGGCGATGATTACCGACTGGCCTTTACCTTGCCGGCGCACTATTTGCCTGGGCTACAGCAGGCCGGTTTGCCAGTATGGGTGATTGGCCGGGTTGCGCCCGGTCAAGGCGTTACCCTGCTGGACCCGCAAGGTCAGCCCGTTCAGCCGTGCCAAAGCGGCTATCAACATTTTGGAAGTGCCCGTGACTGA
- the ribD gene encoding bifunctional diaminohydroxyphosphoribosylaminopyrimidine deaminase/5-amino-6-(5-phosphoribosylamino)uracil reductase RibD produces the protein MMNSDHAFMARALELARKGLYSTHPNPRVGCVIVRDGKVVGEGWHARAGEPHAEVHALRQAGDKARGATAYVTLEPCSHHGRTPPCADALVNAGVVRVVAAMQDPNPQVGGNGLLRLMQAGIAVQSGVLEAEARALNAGFIKRMVQGLPFVRVKLAMSLDGRTAMASGESQWITGPAARAAVQRLRARSSVVLTGADTVLADAARLTVRPDELGLGAELTALAQARPPLRVLVDGRLRVPLSVPFFQAGAAMVATCAAASARDRYLDDGHELLAVPGSNGHVDLRKLLVELAGRGANEVLVEAGPRLAGAFARLGLVDEYQLFVAPKLLGSSARPLLDLPLARMADAPALKIVEMRAVGDDWRIIAVPQPAG, from the coding sequence ATGATGAATTCCGATCACGCCTTTATGGCCCGCGCGCTGGAACTGGCCCGTAAAGGCCTGTACTCCACCCACCCCAATCCCCGTGTCGGCTGTGTGATCGTCCGTGATGGCAAAGTTGTCGGCGAAGGCTGGCATGCCCGCGCGGGCGAGCCCCACGCGGAAGTGCATGCGCTGCGTCAGGCTGGGGACAAGGCCCGTGGTGCAACGGCTTATGTGACTCTGGAGCCCTGCAGCCATCACGGCCGCACGCCGCCTTGCGCCGATGCGTTGGTCAATGCCGGTGTCGTGCGCGTGGTGGCCGCCATGCAGGACCCTAACCCGCAGGTCGGCGGTAATGGCCTGCTGCGGTTGATGCAGGCTGGTATCGCGGTGCAGAGCGGCGTGCTGGAAGCTGAAGCGCGGGCGCTGAATGCCGGCTTTATCAAGCGCATGGTGCAGGGCCTGCCGTTTGTGCGGGTCAAGCTGGCGATGAGCCTGGATGGACGTACCGCCATGGCCAGTGGTGAAAGCCAGTGGATTACCGGCCCGGCGGCGCGCGCGGCGGTGCAACGCCTGCGTGCGCGCTCAAGCGTGGTGCTAACCGGTGCCGATACGGTGCTGGCCGATGCTGCGCGCTTGACCGTACGCCCCGATGAATTGGGCCTGGGCGCCGAGTTGACCGCCCTGGCGCAGGCGCGTCCGCCATTACGCGTGCTGGTCGATGGGCGCTTGCGCGTCCCGCTGAGCGTACCGTTTTTTCAGGCGGGTGCGGCCATGGTGGCGACCTGTGCAGCGGCCTCAGCACGTGATCGCTATCTCGACGATGGGCACGAACTATTGGCGGTGCCAGGCAGCAACGGGCATGTTGACCTGCGCAAGCTGCTGGTCGAGCTGGCCGGCCGGGGCGCCAACGAGGTGTTGGTGGAAGCGGGGCCGCGACTGGCAGGGGCGTTTGCTCGCTTGGGCCTGGTGGATGAATATCAGTTATTCGTTGCGCCTAAGCTGCTCGGCTCAAGTGCCAGGCCGTTGCTTGACCTGCCGTTGGCGCGCATGGCCGATGCGCCGGCGCTGAAAATTGTCGAGATGCGCGCAGTCGGTGACGACTGGCGAATCATCGCGGTGCCGCAACCGGCTGGCTGA
- a CDS encoding YbaY family lipoprotein, whose protein sequence is MNAHTPLRPLLLLSLIALLTACASDGQPSTAPAQTATTPQAPATAAPLPAHQRELSGSLLNVPNEAEVELALLAVDPRGKPQALLGNIQLRGTGKPLQFRLPFNPQTFNKHSRVELHGRANQAGRLILRLPPQPIARSETQALGELSLVPAP, encoded by the coding sequence ATGAACGCCCATACGCCGTTGCGCCCACTGCTTTTACTCAGCCTGATCGCCCTGCTGACAGCTTGCGCCAGCGATGGCCAGCCCTCCACGGCGCCGGCGCAAACAGCCACAACACCTCAGGCCCCGGCAACCGCAGCGCCACTGCCGGCCCACCAACGCGAGCTGAGCGGCAGCCTGCTCAATGTGCCCAATGAGGCGGAGGTCGAGCTGGCCCTGTTAGCGGTCGACCCGCGCGGCAAGCCTCAGGCGCTACTGGGCAATATCCAGCTGCGTGGTACCGGCAAGCCGCTGCAGTTTCGCCTGCCGTTTAATCCGCAGACCTTCAACAAACACTCGCGCGTCGAGCTGCATGGCCGCGCCAATCAGGCCGGCCGGCTGATTCTGCGTTTGCCGCCACAACCGATTGCCCGCAGCGAAACCCAGGCACTCGGCGAACTGAGCCTGGTACCGGCACCATGA